One Gossypium hirsutum isolate 1008001.06 chromosome A11, Gossypium_hirsutum_v2.1, whole genome shotgun sequence genomic window carries:
- the LOC107942591 gene encoding L-galactono-1,4-lactone dehydrogenase, mitochondrial: MFRSLSLKRSFKTHLKTLIHCPQQPPPPPPPSPVLFSSIRALSTASSPPSSSSDSELRKYLGYTALLAFCGVATYYSFPFPENAKHKKAQLFRYSPLPEDLHTVSNWSGTHEVQTRHFHQPENLKQLEELVKESSEKRVKLRPVGSGLSPNGIGLARGGMVNLALMDKVLEVDKEKKRVRVQAGIRVQQLVDEIKDYGITLQNFASIREQQIGGILQVGAHGTGAKLPPIDEQIISMKLVTPAKGTIELSKEKDPELFYLARCGLGGLGVVAEVTIQCVERQELVEHTTVSNLKDLKKNHKKMLSENKHVKYLYIPYTDTVVVVTCNPVSKWRGPPKFKPKHTTDEAMQDIRELYKESLKKYRARDIKTKSSDSDEPNINEFSFTELRDKLLSLDPLNKDHVMKVNHAEAEFWRKSEGYRVGWSDDILGFDCGGQQWVSETCFPAGTLSKPSMKDLEYIEELKKLIETNELPAPAPIEQRWTARSQSPMSPASSSAEDDIFSWVGIIMYLPTMDARQRKEITEEFFHYRHLTQSQLWDKYSAYEHWAKIEVPKDKEELEALQARLKARFPVDAYNKARRELDPNRILSNNILEKLFPLSDTV, translated from the exons ATGTTTCGATCGCTTTCCCTCAAACGCTCTTTCAAAACCCATCTCAAAACACTCATCCATTGCCCTCAACAACCACCACCTCCGCCGCCACCGTCGCCAGTCCTCTTCTCTTCAATCCGCGCTCTTTCAACCGCCTCTTCACCTCCTTCCTCTTCCTCCGACTCCGAGCTGCGCAAGTACCTCGGTTACACCGCCCTCCTCGCCTTCTGCGGCGTCGCCACTTACTACTCCTTCCCGTTCCCTGAAAACGCCAAGCACAAGAAAGCCCAGCTCTTCCGTTACTCGCCGCTCCCCGAAGACCTCCACACGGTGTCCAATTGGAGTGGTACCCACGAAGTGCAGACCCGGCATTTCCACCAGCCAGAGAACCTGAAACAGCTTGAGGAGTTGGTTAAGGAGTCGAGTGAGAAGCGGGTCAAGCTTCGACCCGTTGGGTCTGGGTTGTCCCCGAATGGGATCGGGTTAGCCCGTGGTGGGATGGTGAATTTGGCATTAATGGATAAGGTGTTGGAAGTGGATAAGGAGAAGAAGAGGGTGAGGGTTCAAGCTGGGATAAGAGTGCAACAATtagtggatgagattaaggattATGGTATAACACTTCAAAACTTTGCTTCCATTAGAGAGCAGCAAATTGGTGGCATTCTTCAG GTAGGTGCTCATGGAACTGGTGCAAAATTGCCTCCCATTGATGAACAGATTATTAGCATGAAACTTGTTACTCCTGCCAAGGGAACAATAGAACTTTCAAAAGAGAAAGACCCAGAGTTATTTTATTTAGCTCGCTGTGGTCTTGGGGGCCTTGGAGTGGTTGCTGAAGTGACCATTCAGTGTGTGGAAAGACAGGAGCTTGTAGAGCACACAACTGTCTCAAACTTGAAAGACCTCAAGAAAAACCAcaa GAAGATGTTGTCCGAGAATAAGCATGTCAAGTACTTGTACATTCCATATACTGACACCGTTGTAGTTGTGACATGCAACCCTGTTTCAAAATGGAGAGGTCCACCCAAATTCAAACCCAAACATACTACGGATGAGGCTATGCAGGATATCCGTGAGCTCTACAAAGAATCTCTAAAGAAGTACAG GGCTAGAGATATTAAGACTAAATCTTCTGACAGCGATGAACCAAACATAAATGAGTTCTCATTCACCGAGTTAAGAGATAAACTGCTTAGTCTTGATCCTCTCAACAAAGATCATGTCATGAAGGTTAATCATGCTGAGGCTGAATTCTGGAGGAAGTCTGAAGGATATCGAGTTGGATGGAGTGATGATATCTTGGGCTTTGATTGTGGGGGGCAACAATGGGTATCGGAAACCTGTTTTCCTGCTGGAACTCTTTCCAAGCCTAGTATGAAGGACCTTGAATACATTGAAGAGCTAAAGAAACTCATTGAGACGAATGAGTTACCTGCTCCTGCTCCTATAGAACAACGATGGACAGCTCGCAGCCAGAGCCCGATGAGTCCTGCATCAAGCTCAGCAGAAGATGATATATTCTCATGG GTTGGTATAATCATGTACCTTCCTACAATGGATGCCCGCCAAAGAAAGGAAATAACAGAAGAATTCTTCCACTACAGGCATCTTACGCAGTCACAGTTGTGGGATAAATATTCTGCCTATGAACATTGGGCTAAGATTGAG GTCCCAAAGGACAAGGAAGAACTTGAAGCTCTTCAAGCGAGACTCAAAGCCCGTTTTCCAGTCGATGCATATAACAAAGCAAGGAGGGAATTGGATCCAAACAGAATCCTTTCTAATAACATTCTCGAAAAGCTGTTCCCGTTATCCGACACTGTTTGA
- the LOC121209491 gene encoding UPF0481 protein At3g47200: protein MSSTEEGSGTVGAPGRAVSADQTIINNNPLETIIPIQCTNFLLSNGELENLWSLDEALKGNQLEPRAKPLIQRVPSTLGRHKDFRKYFKPKVISIGPLHHDDPTLHGSEKLKLKLAAHFVKNIGVNKETLYNNMKTEIGGLKKCYDPKELEKYSNDDEKLAWMFFVDGSAILQAIYMRYGNDDVDDQDNDPMPNELLIKNDLLTYVYLDLFLLENQLPFRVLELLTSWGENGEKFMKAIKRFIDDNVITPAEMKEPQSHQQDSERWQQQEEEPIHLLNLLRQRLLFRKEEKGKPWRLCRFCTRFFMYLINRSNQTRTRRHHSHTFRNVKELKNAGIWLRASETSCLTDISFNRIFFVGKLWLPPITVDDSTGPKFMNLIAHEMCPDFMNDFTVTSYICFLDSLIDEAEDVKDLRDAGILYNGLGSDEEVAKLFNKMNTDLVPSPTIYNGVKRQIHNHCKNMWINYAAQAYHTHFRSPWTFLAFVGAIAALLLSALQTYYTINQPK from the exons ATGTCGTCCACGGAGGAAGGAAGCGGCACCGTCGGAGCTCCCGGCAGAGCAGTTTCCGCTgatcaaacaatcatcaacaaCAATCCCCTTGAGACGATCATTCCAATACAGTGTACGAACTTCCTTCTCAGCAATGGCGAATTAGAGAATCTCTGGTCATTAGACGAAGCTTTAAAAGGCAACCAACTCGAACCCAGGGCCAAACCATTGATACAAAGAGTCCCATCAACCCTTGGCCGTCACAAAGATTTCAGGAAGTATTTCAAGCCGAAAGTGATCTCAATCGGCCCACTCCACCACGATGATCCCACCCTCCATGGATCCGAGAAGCTCAAGCTCAAATTAGCAGCACATTTCGTCAAAAACATTGGCGTCAATAAGGAAACCTTGTACAACAACATGAAGACAGAGATCGGTGGCTTGAAGAAATGCTATGATCCAAAGGAATTAGAGAAGTATAGCAACGATGACGAGAAACTGGCTTGGATGTTCTTCGTTGACGGCAGCGCAATTTTACAAGCAATTTATATGCGTTacggtaatgatgatgttgatgaccAAGATAATGATCCTATGCCGAACGAATTGTTGATTAAAAACGATTTGCTGACATATGTATACTTGGACCTGTTCTTGTTGGAAAACCAATTACCTTTTCGAGTTCTTGAATTGCTTACAAGCTGGGGGGAAAATGGCGAAAAGTTCATGAAGGCAATCAAAAGGTTCATCGACGATAATGTTATCACCCCAGCCGAGATGAAAGAGCCACAATCGCATCAGCAGGACAG TGAACGGTGGCAGCAGCAAGAAGAAGAGCCAATTCACCTATTGAATCTACTACGACAAAGACTCCTCttcagaaaagaagaaaaaggaaaaccaTGGCGGCTTTGTAGGTTTTGCACTCGATTTTTCATGTACTTGATAAATCGCAGCAACCAAACAAGAACAAGACGGCACCATTCGCACACCTTTCGTAACGTAAAAGAGCTTAAAAACGCCGGGATATGGTTAAGAGCAAGCGAAACAAGTTGTTTAACCGACATTAGTTTCAACCGTATCTTCTTCGTTGGAAAATTATGGTTACCGCCGATCACGGTCGATGATTCAACCGGTCCTAAATTCATGAACTTAATAGCTCACGAAATGTGTCCGGATTTCATGAACGATTTCACCGTCACTTCATATATTTGTTTCCTTGATTCATTGATCGATGAAGCCGAAGATGTTAAAGACCTGAGAGACGCCGGCATACTATACAACGGATTGGGGAGTGATGAAGAAGTGGCTAAGCTTTTCAATAAGATGAACACTGATTTGGTTCCTAGTCCGACGATTTACAATGGGGTTAAACGGCAAATACATAATCATTGTAAGAATATGTGGATTAATTATGCAGCTCAAGCTTATCATACTCATTTTAGGAGTCCTTGGACGTTTTTGGCATTTGTGGGTGCCATTGCTGCACTTCTTCTTAGTGCTTTGCAGACTTATTATACCATAAATCAACCAAAGTAA